A genomic window from Pantoea alhagi includes:
- a CDS encoding O-methyltransferase — translation MRTPDYPSRDFDKWSQVDAWFAEKLAPEGPDLKYTLSNNSEQGLPTHDVSALQGKMLAIFIQMTRAVRVLEIGTLGGYSTIWMAKALPQHGSVTTIEFNKHHADVARQNINNAGLTERVELHTDAALDVLPMLKAPFDLIFIDADKVNNPRYLEWAIKLSKQGTVIVGDNSVRGGSVIDSDSDDPNVQGLREFIQIISEDERLEATAIQTVGEKGWDGFVMAIVKTI, via the coding sequence ATGCGAACCCCTGATTATCCTTCCCGGGACTTTGATAAATGGTCACAGGTAGATGCCTGGTTTGCTGAAAAGCTTGCACCTGAAGGGCCAGATTTAAAATACACTCTCTCTAATAATTCAGAGCAAGGATTACCCACACACGATGTGTCTGCTTTGCAGGGAAAAATGCTGGCCATCTTCATTCAAATGACACGCGCTGTCCGCGTTCTTGAAATAGGAACCCTTGGAGGTTACAGCACGATCTGGATGGCCAAAGCTTTACCCCAACATGGAAGCGTAACGACCATTGAATTCAATAAGCATCATGCAGATGTTGCCCGCCAGAATATAAACAATGCAGGATTAACTGAGCGCGTTGAGCTTCACACTGATGCTGCACTTGATGTTTTACCCATGCTTAAGGCACCTTTTGACCTTATTTTTATCGATGCTGATAAAGTGAATAACCCACGCTATCTGGAATGGGCCATCAAATTGTCGAAGCAAGGTACTGTAATCGTGGGTGATAACTCAGTGCGTGGCGGTAGTGTGATTGATTCTGATAGTGACGATCCTAACGTGCAGGGTCTGAGAGAGTTTATTCAGATCATTTCAGAAGACGAACGACTTGAGGCCACAGCCATACAAACTGTTGGTGAAAAGGGATGGGATGGGTTCGTCATGGCTATAGTTAAAACCATATAA
- a CDS encoding IS3 family transposase (programmed frameshift), producing the protein MSGKRYPEEFKIEAVKQVVDRGHSVSSVATRLDITTHSLYAWIKKYGPDSSTNKEQSDAQAEIRRLQKELKRVTDERDIFKKSRGVLRKAVRLRYAFIRDNTCCWPVRLLCRVLNVHPSGFYAWLQQPHSPQHQADLRLTGQIKQFWLESGCVYGYRKIHLDLKDSGQQCGINRVWRLMKRAGIKAQVGYRSPRAHKGEASIVAPNRLQRQFNPEAPNERWVTDITYIRTHEGWLYLAVVVDLFSRKVIGWSMQPWMTKDIVLNALLMAVWRRNPQKQVLVHSDQGSQYTSHEWQSFLKSHGLEGSMSRRGNCHDNAVAESFFQLLKRERIKKKIYGTREEARSDIFDYIEMFYNSKRRHGSSDQMPPTEYENQYYQRLRSV; encoded by the exons ATGAGCGGTAAACGTTATCCCGAAGAGTTTAAAATTGAAGCGGTAAAACAGGTTGTTGATCGTGGTCATTCTGTTTCCAGTGTTGCAACACGTCTCGATATCACTACCCACAGTCTTTATGCCTGGATAAAGAAGTACGGACCGGACTCTTCCACCAACAAAGAACAGTCAGATGCTCAGGCTGAGATCCGCCGACTCCAGAAGGAGCTGAAGCGGGTTACTGACGAACGGGACATAT TTAAAAAAAGCCGCGGCGTACTTCGCAAAGCTGTCCGACTGAGGTACGCCTTTATCCGTGACAACACCTGTTGCTGGCCTGTTCGTCTGCTCTGTCGGGTGCTGAATGTTCATCCGAGTGGGTTTTACGCCTGGCTTCAGCAGCCGCATTCACCACAGCATCAGGCGGATCTCAGGCTGACAGGACAAATCAAACAGTTCTGGCTGGAGTCCGGTTGCGTTTATGGCTATCGCAAGATCCATCTCGACCTGAAAGATAGCGGGCAACAGTGCGGGATTAACCGGGTCTGGCGGCTGATGAAGCGTGCCGGGATAAAGGCTCAGGTCGGGTATCGAAGCCCACGAGCGCATAAAGGTGAAGCCAGTATCGTGGCACCCAACAGACTCCAGCGTCAGTTCAACCCGGAAGCACCGAATGAACGTTGGGTAACGGACATAACTTACATCCGAACTCACGAAGGGTGGCTGTATCTGGCCGTAGTTGTTGACCTGTTCTCGCGCAAAGTTATTGGCTGGTCAATGCAACCCTGGATGACAAAGGATATTGTTCTGAACGCACTGCTGATGGCTGTATGGCGGCGTAATCCCCAAAAACAGGTGCTGGTTCATTCTGATCAAGGGAGTCAGTACACAAGCCATGAGTGGCAGTCGTTCCTGAAATCACACGGACTGGAGGGGAGTATGAGCCGTCGTGGTAACTGTCACGATAATGCGGTTGCAGAAAGCTTTTTCCAGTTACTGAAACGCGAGCGGATAAAGAAAAAGATTTACGGAACGCGGGAAGAAGCCCGCAGCGATATTTTTGATTACATCGAAATGTTTTATAACAGTAAGCGTCGACATGGGTCGAGTGATCAGATGCCACCGACGGAATATGAAAATCAGTATTATCAACGGCTCAGAAGTGTCTAG
- a CDS encoding DMT family transporter: MSDLTDKSHNSSQCHSLSGVALVTLSVLMWSSVGIFVRHLQMDVWSMVAWRSFFATLTLAVVLLFWRNSKWFPQKIRLGWREIITAIVMSLSMFCYIAALKVTTVAGVMTIYATTPFITLGLGWVFLRERLTAMAAFCSLASLAGVFVMTGSSSSRGDMAGYLLAFLMALGFAGSIVLAKKWPDMNLPGVTSVACLICMIICFIKSPADAPIPDLSDMLWLFAFSMATQSLSYLLYLGGSRFIPATLAGLIGQLDLLLAPLWVWIVFDETPPSSTLLGGAVTFTAVITYLATAAVRARRV; this comes from the coding sequence ATGTCAGATCTAACAGATAAAAGTCATAATTCTTCACAATGCCATTCTTTATCGGGCGTGGCGCTTGTAACATTATCAGTACTTATGTGGAGCTCTGTGGGTATTTTTGTTCGCCACCTGCAGATGGACGTCTGGTCTATGGTTGCATGGCGTTCCTTTTTTGCCACCTTAACCCTTGCTGTCGTGCTGCTTTTTTGGCGTAATAGCAAATGGTTTCCTCAGAAAATAAGGCTGGGCTGGCGTGAGATCATTACAGCCATTGTGATGTCCCTTTCAATGTTCTGCTATATTGCCGCGCTCAAGGTGACAACTGTTGCGGGTGTGATGACAATTTATGCCACTACCCCTTTTATTACGCTCGGGCTGGGATGGGTATTTCTTCGGGAACGGCTTACAGCCATGGCGGCTTTCTGCTCTCTGGCGAGCCTTGCCGGTGTATTCGTCATGACCGGCTCTTCCAGCAGCCGGGGCGATATGGCTGGTTATCTTCTGGCCTTCCTGATGGCGCTTGGATTTGCAGGGAGCATAGTTCTCGCTAAAAAATGGCCGGATATGAACCTGCCGGGCGTGACATCTGTTGCCTGCCTGATTTGTATGATTATCTGCTTTATTAAAAGTCCTGCTGACGCGCCCATCCCGGATTTGTCTGACATGCTCTGGTTGTTTGCTTTCAGCATGGCGACACAGAGCCTGAGCTATCTGCTTTATCTTGGCGGAAGCAGGTTCATTCCGGCAACCCTTGCCGGTCTCATCGGTCAGCTGGATTTGCTACTGGCACCGCTGTGGGTCTGGATAGTTTTTGACGAAACGCCGCCTTCATCAACGTTACTGGGTGGAGCTGTGACTTTTACAGCTGTTATTACTTATCTCGCTACGGCCGCTGTTCGCGCACGACGGGTATGA
- a CDS encoding chorismate mutase — MYINDYQAQLSSYRLTIDNLDAALIYILAERFRCTHKVGELKAAHNLPETDKNREAMQLTRLKEIAQSASLDVNFVEGFMRYIIDEVVRRHGELKA, encoded by the coding sequence ATGTATATCAATGATTATCAGGCACAGCTTTCATCGTATAGACTAACGATCGATAATCTCGATGCTGCGCTTATTTATATCCTGGCAGAGCGTTTTCGTTGCACTCATAAAGTTGGCGAGCTCAAGGCTGCACATAATCTGCCGGAAACTGATAAAAACAGAGAGGCCATGCAGCTCACCAGATTGAAAGAAATCGCGCAAAGTGCGAGTCTCGACGTGAATTTTGTAGAAGGATTTATGCGCTATATTATTGACGAAGTGGTCCGCAGACATGGAGAATTAAAAGCGTAA
- a CDS encoding AraC family transcriptional regulator produces the protein MSEMMTLVKALAAQEGYNLTALPDVRILRADRPLAKTPVLYDPGIVFVCQGSKRGYFGQQTYLYDEQHYLAVSVPVPFVMETDASAKHSLLAIYMHLDFQLAAELMLQIEQHGAPQPPAAPQSMMSSPMDDAIKTAVLRLLEVLNNPLEAAILGPARVRELYFRVLTGAQGNAMRAALALQGQFGKIGKALQRIHATYAEPLTLTQLAMDAGMSVPTFHSHFKAITRMPPMQYVKSVRLHQARMLMVRQQITAAAASYAVGYESPSQFNREFKRLFGLPPAEEIKRMQRYFAVPPVQKASVFISSH, from the coding sequence ATGTCTGAGATGATGACCTTAGTGAAAGCACTTGCGGCGCAGGAGGGGTATAACCTTACTGCGTTGCCTGATGTGAGAATTTTGCGGGCTGATCGCCCGCTTGCCAAAACGCCTGTGCTATACGATCCGGGGATCGTGTTTGTCTGCCAGGGCAGCAAGCGCGGCTATTTTGGTCAGCAGACTTATTTATATGATGAACAGCACTACCTGGCGGTTTCGGTGCCGGTGCCGTTTGTGATGGAAACCGACGCGTCGGCAAAACATTCGTTGCTGGCGATTTATATGCATCTGGATTTTCAGCTGGCCGCTGAACTGATGTTGCAGATTGAACAGCATGGTGCCCCGCAACCACCTGCTGCACCGCAAAGCATGATGTCGAGCCCGATGGACGACGCGATAAAAACGGCCGTGCTGCGCTTGCTTGAAGTTCTGAATAATCCGCTTGAAGCGGCTATCCTCGGCCCTGCGCGGGTACGTGAGCTTTATTTCCGCGTATTGACGGGCGCTCAGGGCAATGCAATGCGCGCCGCGCTGGCCTTGCAGGGGCAGTTCGGCAAAATAGGCAAAGCGCTTCAGCGCATCCATGCCACCTATGCTGAGCCGTTAACGCTGACGCAACTGGCTATGGACGCCGGAATGAGCGTGCCAACGTTTCACAGCCATTTCAAAGCGATAACCCGGATGCCGCCGATGCAGTATGTGAAATCGGTACGCCTGCACCAGGCGCGGATGTTGATGGTGCGTCAGCAGATCACTGCCGCCGCCGCAAGTTATGCTGTCGGCTATGAAAGTCCGTCGCAATTTAATCGTGAATTCAAACGCCTGTTTGGGCTGCCGCCAGCAGAGGAGATAAAACGCATGCAGCGTTATTTCGCCGTTCCGCCTGTACAGAAAGCATCGGTATTTATTTCATCGCATTAA
- a CDS encoding oxidoreductase produces MTSAKTILITGVSSGFGRALAQEALAAGHRVVGTVRNREAQQTFEALNAQRAFGRLLDVTDFERIDEVVEEIESTVGPVDVLVNNAGYGHEGILEESSLEEMRRQFDVNVFGAVAMIKAVLPGMRQRRRGHIINITSMGGFITLPGISYYCGSKFALEGISETLSKELAPLNIHVTAVAPGSFRTDWAGRSMVRSARSIPDYDTLFEPIRQIRKEKSGKQPGNPVKAAHAMLALIESQSPPVHLLLGSDALSLVRQKLTALNNEIEQWEKLTRSTDD; encoded by the coding sequence ATGACATCTGCAAAAACGATTTTAATCACCGGCGTTAGCAGCGGCTTTGGTCGTGCGCTTGCACAGGAAGCCCTCGCCGCAGGCCATCGGGTCGTCGGAACCGTACGCAACCGCGAAGCCCAGCAGACTTTTGAGGCGCTCAATGCGCAGCGGGCTTTCGGCCGACTGCTTGATGTCACAGACTTTGAGCGTATTGATGAGGTGGTTGAGGAGATTGAGTCAACCGTCGGTCCGGTTGATGTGCTGGTGAACAACGCCGGTTATGGCCATGAAGGCATTCTTGAAGAATCGTCCCTCGAAGAGATGCGCCGCCAGTTTGACGTGAATGTGTTTGGCGCGGTGGCGATGATTAAAGCTGTCCTGCCGGGCATGCGTCAGCGTCGTCGCGGACACATTATCAATATCACTTCGATGGGCGGTTTTATTACCTTGCCCGGGATCAGCTACTACTGCGGCAGCAAATTTGCGCTGGAGGGGATTTCAGAAACGCTAAGCAAAGAGCTTGCTCCGCTCAACATACACGTCACCGCTGTAGCGCCTGGCTCATTCCGCACTGACTGGGCCGGGCGTTCAATGGTTCGCAGCGCTCGCAGCATTCCAGACTATGACACTTTATTTGAACCCATTCGTCAGATTCGAAAAGAAAAAAGCGGTAAGCAACCCGGTAATCCCGTTAAAGCCGCCCATGCCATGCTGGCATTGATTGAGAGCCAGAGTCCACCAGTGCATTTGTTGTTAGGCAGTGATGCACTGAGCTTAGTGCGGCAAAAGCTCACGGCATTAAATAATGAAATAGAACAGTGGGAAAAGCTCACTCGCTCAACGGATGACTAA
- a CDS encoding DUF308 domain-containing protein, with product MQTNTSTSANAQNQWLQSYYYIRATGSIIWIALAVFIGKHNPVIGAVLLVLYPAWDAFANYFDAKKSGGLAANPPQKFNFIVSIIVAAAIIWALSISMSTTIKVFGIWAIFSGVLQLSASIRRWKHSNGQWAMILSGAQSALAGLFMFKQASSDITLDVTTVAPYAAFGVLYFLISAITLTIKNSRKSKLTC from the coding sequence ATGCAAACCAATACATCTACATCCGCTAACGCTCAAAACCAATGGCTTCAATCTTATTACTATATCCGTGCAACTGGCTCCATTATCTGGATTGCACTGGCGGTATTTATCGGTAAACATAATCCCGTTATCGGTGCCGTTCTGCTTGTTCTCTATCCCGCCTGGGATGCATTCGCTAATTATTTTGATGCTAAAAAGTCAGGTGGTTTAGCAGCGAACCCACCCCAAAAATTCAACTTCATTGTCAGCATTATTGTAGCAGCGGCTATTATCTGGGCCCTCTCAATCAGCATGAGTACAACTATAAAAGTCTTTGGGATATGGGCAATATTTTCTGGTGTGCTGCAGCTTTCTGCATCCATCCGTCGCTGGAAACATTCTAATGGTCAATGGGCTATGATTTTAAGTGGCGCGCAATCCGCATTAGCGGGTCTGTTTATGTTTAAACAGGCGAGTAGTGATATTACTTTGGATGTCACCACTGTTGCACCATATGCTGCTTTCGGCGTCCTCTATTTCTTGATTTCAGCCATCACATTGACAATAAAAAATAGTCGTAAAAGTAAATTAACTTGTTGA